DNA from Branchiostoma floridae strain S238N-H82 chromosome 15, Bfl_VNyyK, whole genome shotgun sequence:
CCGAGGCCAATATATactgctatgcaaaagagaagtagtgttctaacaatgtgaaAGACACTATGCCaccatattttctgttatgttagattagtatactgttgtagatagtttgtagttgttaagAATGCGTTATTTGcaattgtacctgttacaatcgttgcgcaataaacttgactttacTTGTAGAAACCAAAACCTTTACAAATTAACTTTCGTGCGAATTTAAAATGCCATACAGAACCGTTTCGTAAATAAATAGACAAACGGCTAGTGCAATGAGTGCAGTGCCTCCTTCTTTTGTCTTTTGAAACTGAAAATGGAAACGTTATACGAGGTTGGCAGGGCATTATTCCTGGATTTCTTACTGACACAAGTGTCCTATGGAATTACCTGGTTTCCTAGGTGCTATTGGTGGTTTTGCATGATCCGGGTCCTGATCTGGGGCCAAGTTTTCCAGCTGAGCAAGGTTGTCGGCCCCACGAGCCGATGATGTTGATGATCCACCCATAGAATCCCTCTTGTTCTGGAACAGTCCCTTTCTCCTTCACATATTGAAACAGTTTAGATTTCAGTACATCTTTAATTAGATATTCATACCATATATCTCATTTTGGCTTTGATTTTAACAAATCACACTTTGAATTTTACAGCCTTGCCATATCGGCACTATTTTTTTGATCAAATTACATTCACCATTCATTCTAATCTCTTTCGTGTTTGGGGTTTTGTGTGTGTTAGTTGACAGCATAATTTGAAAAAAGTGTAGTTTGGTCGTTGTGTAAATTGGTACTGGACTGACAATACAAAGGATAAAATCTATTCTGTGCATCCTAGTGGTAGTTTTGACACTGCAAGCAACAGAACGTATGAATTTCGTATCTTGTCTTAAGCAGTCAAAGGCGTATGCTGTCTATTACATTGAAAACACTGGCCTTTGATTAGTTTAGATAAAATATAAACAGTCTAACCTTGCAACGATGATTCCCGCTACTATGGCTGCAACAACAATCACACCCACGATAGCTCCGACCACCGGTCCAGTAGCTCCCGGGccaccaccaccatcatcattaCCACCTGTTACATTCATTGTTAGGGCataatttcctttcaaaatatatactaatactaatactaaaatttcctttcaaaatagTTAGAGCCTAACGTAGTACACAATACTTTATTGCAAAGAAATAGATTAAATGCATGTACTCTGAACAAACGAGCTCATTTATTAACGTTGAAATGGTGTTTCCAGGTATAGTTGTGAgaaaaaaatcacctacctgttTGCTGGGGTGGAATGAATTGACTGGAGGTGAACGTCtaaaatgaacaaaagaaaCTGTTAATGAATCTATTCGTATTCTAAACTCTATTGACACCTTATATTAAGGCCTAGTGTGTAGGCAaagcaggtttttttttctaaataaagtCTCATACACAAAGTATTTGCCAGGATCGACATGTATAAATGAACAACTTACATCGGATCCAGATGCTGTCTGCCTTCTACGCCTCCCGTTTGAACACGTACTGAACGCTCGAACTGTGACTGTGTACTTGGTGTTTGGCGCCAGCGGCTTGTTGTAGACATTCCCGTCTGGGTGACCGGTTGGTCCGATGGTGCAGCAGGTATTGTCACAGGCGTCTTCGTTACCAACAGTTATGGAGTTGGTAAACTTTTCACTGCAACGACAACCGGTTGAACTGTAAGGTAACTAAACTGGAAACACGTGTCACTGACTCTACAAACTCTCATGTGTGAATGGCTCTTTTAATTCCCACCTCTCGAGACTTACTTAAAGGATAAGACACACCCATAGGAACTCAAGCTTCTTCATCGCCATGAATACGAGTCCAGTGGGAGATCGGGTTCCTATATCACGATGTAATCGATTTATAACAGTTTCCAACCCAATGGAAATAGGAAGCTTTCAGGTCTTTGTATAAACGGTCCATATTAAAACATAATGTATAAATCAACAGAATGTTTGGTAGAGTTGTCGGTTTTAAAGCTTCTACGGGCCTGGACGACAGTGGAAATGACGCCGGCACTGGGTTTAGTAATTACATTGCAATGTGCATATTCAGATTCCACTAGTACCCTTTAACTATAGTCTCAATATGTAAAGAGTAAAGCATAGTTGTACCTTGAGAAGGCGTCTGCTACATACGGCAACTCACGACCTCTAATAGCGTTGACATCATTACTGGTCAGTACTCTCGCCTCACTCAGGCCGATGGACCGCAGGGTGTCAAGGGTCTCATCATGTTTCATGGGCACCACGATGATCTGGTAGCAACTGTAATGacatacaatatatacacaGATGTTTAAATCTTGGAAGAATCAGTCTATACGTTGTATTACGTACTACTTTTTTTCTTATGGTTAGATTGATTTATGTGAATGTAAGTTCCATTCACCCACTTCACTGCATTTCAGAGTTCAATGTAGGTTATAGTAAACTATAATATTCTCATTTTACAGATTGATTATAGTTGTAGTATACAATAGTCAATTTATGTAAAGCATCCACTACAACAATGCAATTTTAGAACGAAAGTTTACACATTTATAATACGGTGacatatacacacagacacacagacacaaacacacacaaacacagagagtgagagagagagagacacatatatatatatatatttacatatagagatagattgattgattgatagattgatagatagataaatagattgTTCATTATTAGTTTATGGAGGTATACGTCATTTTAATACCTACCAGATCGGACCGTTCTCCGATGACGCCCGCTGGATGTCCATTTTGAAAGTAGACGAAGTGATTCCATCTTGTGGAATACCGGGAACTGGTAATGGCGGAGGTGGTGCtatgaaggaaaagaaaaagaaaaagattaaaacagaaTATAACACCTATATTGTCAACATAAAGAACATGTATTGACGACCTTTGATAAAATGTATTGCCCAATAGGTTGAAGGATTCAATCACTCATTGGCAATGGTAAGTGTTAATGGCATTTGTTCCTCTccaaaagaaaatattgtagACATATTGCACTGAAATTGGTTCAGGGCATATAAAGAGCACCTTAATACTGAATTAAAGGTAGATATTTGATTGATATGTAATGCCAACGAGCACGGTCTTAACTGGTGTGCCTGCTATAATGTGAAATGGAAATACATATGTATCAATCAATGGCATGAATAAGAAATTAGCTTAAAGGAACCTGGTTCCCCGTGCAAATTCTGCACTACTTTACAATGAACCAATGTGCATTGTGAacagaaagaaatattctaCCTGTGGCAGGGTTGATACAGATGAATTCCAGCTCCTCTGAAGGTTCGCCTTCGTAACACGTTGATGCGGCCACTCTGACGCTGAGCTTCTTGTTCGGACCTACCTCCTTTGTCATAGTCATCGTGTCTATCATCACTGTGTCACTCGTAATGCTTTCTATCTCATTCTCACTGGGGTATTCAGGAACTTGGTTCCATGTCCATCGGTAGAGTATCTGTTATGCGACACAGCATCATcgttattgtattttgtatcatattctaTTCCATTTCTTCGGAGCCTTCTGGAGTGGCGGTGCTATCTTTTTGCACTACAATGAAGAATTATCGACATCATTAAGTCCACATTCTCAACTGTTTTgctttgatttttgttgttgctgtaatTGTTGGTAGACAATAGTCTCCttcgcaaacatttttttgggAGTGGGGGCGCTGATttacgattttcaacattggctttTCTTCATGCTGGGAATGGTAGTTTTGCCACATTagtcaatgttgaaaatcacaaatCACCACTCCTTCCCCAAAAATTGCTGGTGCCACTGAAGTCTGCTAGGGAGTCTATAACTTAccacagcaaaaaaacaaaacaaaaacacgtAAATTTAATAATCGTTGAAATCTGCATCATAGTGATGTATTGCCTGTTGTGTTTAACGTATGGTTGTCTGTCATGTTAATGTTGCATCAACCTGTCTTTTGTGCTGTATTGATATGACtccattgcacaacaattgtacatggcaaaatgtatggcaacgagaaggtacaaaatagaggttATATAAGACCACAGTAATAATAGATGGTTATAAAAGAAGCAAATTGTGGatcaaaataaaagtaaaaaagtaaaaaaaaatgaagtaccTTATAGTTTGTAAGATCCCCATTAGTCACAGCAGGTGCATTCCATGTAATGGTGCAACTGACAGCGGAagtatttgaagatttgacagcaTTTAAATTTGTTGGAGGACTCGGGCCTAAAGTATTGACAAAGAAAATAGTAACATTTTCATAGTAAAAATAGTCAATGAATTCTCGTAGATTATCATAACTTAAAGTATGATGCTGTTGGATTTTGCTATTAATTGACTGATgtaaaaatattgaatttctcaTGTACTTACATCCATCAGGGGTGTAAACTATTGCTGGGTCACTTTCGGTCCCGGTGAAAATTGAATTGTAAGCGGCCACCTGTAATATGCGAAGAAACGTCACAAGTGATTTATTACGCGTAATTTACATTGTGGACATATCTACTTCAAGGAGCTACAACCTGcgtcatcaaaatggcggcattAGAGCAGCGATAATTTGTTAGGCGTTCAAACTCTCACACTTCAGCATCTTTCAGGGAAGTTTAGTTTTGAAATACGACCTAATCCATGAAGTGTTAATTTTATTTTAGAATTATTTAATGCCAAAAATTAGCACAATGTCTTTAAATTGAGTCAAGACAATGGGACTAATATCTTAGAAGAGCGATCATCCGAATCGTATCTATCAAGTTAAACAATCGCCAACGCCACGTTTGCCGATATTTTATAACATAATAACATAATGATGATGTTTTGCGTTCGATGTTCCTGACATCCTGGTACATAAAATGCTATGTTGGAGGAAGACGTTTTGGTTAACCTACCATCACTTGCTGTTTATTACCGCCATTTAAAAAAGGTATAATATTTAAAAACAATTTAAAAAGAGAAAGCAAGCTTACCGTCACAGTATACTTTGAGTCCGGTTCAAGATTTTCGAGTTGTCCAGTTAGGCCTCCGGTCGTTACGGTTTCCCGCTGTCCACCTGTTTCGCCACGGAAGTAGTAAATGTGGTATCCCATGACGTCACCATTGTCTCCTTCCGGTGCATCCCACGTCACTGTCGCTGTGGCTTTGTCCGTAACGTCGCCGGTCACGCAGGCACAGCGTCTAGCGTTAATGACGTCGACGCTTGTTGGTGGATTTGGGACTGAAAAAGCATTATAATATGAAACATACACCGATCTTGACTCACAACCAAAAAGTTTCAAGTAAAATGTGccaaaaatattggaaaatttTGAGCTTCAGTTTTTCCttgaaaaaatagcaatattGCATAAAGCAAAAAGTAGTAAAAAGCAAACAGCAGAATAGATCTATGATTTGATGTCAGAGTTTACTTTTCTCTTGCATAAAGCAAAAAGTAGTAAAAAGCAAACAGCAGAATAGATCTATGATTTGATGTCAGAGTTTACTTTTCTCTTGCATAAAGCAAAAAGTAGTAAAAAGCAAACAGCAGAATAGATCTATGATTTGATGTCAGAGTTTACTTTTCTCTTGCATAAAGCAAAAAGTAGTAAAAAGCAAACAGCAGAATAGATCTATGATTTGATTGTCAGAGCAAAGTAAACTCAACTTACTGGGTTGAATCACAATCGTCTTCGTTTCTATCTCACCGGCCCCTGCGGATGTCACTCCCCAAACTTGAATAATGTAGGTACTGCCAGCTGTTATGCCATTCAGTACATACATTGTCTGGTTACCGACGGTAGTCTGTGGGGTTCCCATGGAAGCTTCGCTGGTCCCGTAGGCAACTTTGTAGTGTAGGATGATTCCCTTTGGTTTGTCCGGATCAGGCGAATCCCAGGTCAGTGTTATGTCTATCAGTGAACCTGATACTGATCCTTCTGTTCGAAGATTTCGAACTTTTCCTGGAGCTGGAgaataaaatttttttttagtaaatgcAAATTATAAAAGATGTTGGAACATTCGTCGTTTGCTGTCTCAAAAGACGAAATCCCAGCAAAATTATCTCGGTCTATATTCTGTAAATGTAGAATAATATAGGAGTAGCTATTTTTATACTTTATTATTAGCTTCCATTCTGAAAAATAATGCTACAGGTTTTTGCAATTGGCCTTTCCGCATGTATTTGCAATTTAATCATCATTATTAAGACTTATCAGTCCTTATCTGCTTGTGCGAGGATATTAATATATCTTagtgttcttgtttccttttccATTTGTAACGTTGAATTTTTCATGATAAACGTTATTGGCAACTTAAAAGGCTTCGTTCTATCCATTGTTCAGATATCACCGACAACACTATTGCTTCGTAGTAGTTGTCAGGGTGTCCAAAACATTGACATGCCTATATCGCAGTTTGAATTTAGATTCATTCGAAAAGTGTTAAAAAGGCACTTACTTGATTCTCCCGTCTGCACATTGACAGCCTCAGACAAATCGCTGAATCCCCGGTCGTTTTCCGCGGATATCGTTATACTATATACGGTGAATGGGTCCAGTCCCGTGATGTCGTAGTTATCGGGATTACCAGTGAGAGGAACCGTTGTCCATGCACCACTTTGTGCCGTCCGTTCCCGATACTGTAGTTGTACTTGTATGATCGGTAGGTTGCCGAGGTAAGGGTAGGTCCACGTGACCGCTATGGAAGAGCTTGTTGTGGCTAGGCCGCTGTCAATAATTGGAGGATCTGGTCTTTCtgtagaagaaataaaaaaaaatgtattgtaaaattGTATGAAAAGTCTATTTGAACCAATGACAATGCTatcatattgcaatttgaaaaatataattttacATTGAATTGGCACTACAAAGCTGATTGTAGTACGTTTGTACCGTAGGCAAACTGTATAGTGCATTCTAATAAATATTTCTCGATAAAAGTTACAATAGGaaaacgaaagaagaaaatagaagCTGTTAGGTTATTGTATGTCATATGTCCAGAAAGATTAGCTGAGTACAGTTCTTTTTGTATGTCAGCTAATGGACTAATAAAGTATCAAAAGCACGTGTATGTCCATCTTGTATATCGCGGCGAGAAGCATAACTAGAAAGCTCTGAGGAAGAGATCTGACAGCCATCGAAACGATAGTAGGTGAGATTAacttgttgtgtaaaagaaaattctactTTCCAATCTTGTTAACAAAACTTACCGTAAACTGTCAATGAGAACTTTGCTATTTCGTAACCTCCGATGTTACTGGCTGCGCAGCTGTAGGCCCCATTGTCGCCACGACTCACAGAGTTAATAAAGAGGATACTTTTAGTGTGCTGGGCTCCTGACTCCGTTTCTGttgtactcgtggtggtaagtTCGTCCCTGCCGTGCCACCACGTGATGGTCGGTAAGGGGTCTCCTGTTGCTTGGCAGGTCCAGGTTAAGGGTTGCCCTGCATTTCGGGTTTCATCTGTGGGAGTTGGTTGACGAAATTGTGGTGGGATTGATACTGGAAAATATAAACGCCATTAAAACAACAATTTGGGCTGCTTGATCAGTTCACAGAAACGATGCTATGATGGTTGCCTTTTTATGCACAAAAACATATGCTTGCTCtacaaatgaaaacataatCTACTACGTATACATATACCATGCCCTTTTCACGTACAGCGTTAATcaaatatactagtagaataCAGTGCTCATTAGACAGTTGAATATGTTGGCTGTGAAAGTGTTAATGTTATGCCAGGTTGGTTACTGGTAACGAAGACAATGGCACGCCGCACAGAAGACaacgaaacacacaaaaaaataaaattaaaaattaaaacaaattcACGAGCATAGGTTGTATAAAATTTctataaaaacatttttatcagACTATGAATAACCATGGGAAACACGTCGACTAAAATTATCAGAAAGCATAGATCACATTGCAAGACCAGCTTTGACAACCGTAACTTTTCTCACAATATAAGGCATTTGATGTTATCTCTCAAAGCTATAAGGATATAATACATCCATGAAGGCCATTGCTAAAGAAGTTGTGTTATTTTTAAACAAACTAAAATTCATCAAACCAACACGGGAAGAGTTTTCCTCCGACTCCGTCTTCTTCGATCTAGGAATGGACACTACTACTACAGCTTCCGCGAAGTTACTTCGAAAACACGTGACTGCAGTAGAGGATCGTAAGTGCAAGATAAATTGTGTCGTCCCCCATCTCTGTTCAGAGTTGGATGGTGGGCAGGACGTCCCTTTCCTGCAGATGCATTTTTTTGTCCACTTCGCGAACAAGGCTGACGACGTCGGCCGAAAATTTGGGTACTCCCAACTCTTATCGTGTTGGTAAGAGAAAGATTAACTTCATAACTTAGTTcaacaacacagatgaactctCATGCCAGGTGTGTTCTAATTAGCAGAAGAGTTCCAAGAACACGTACCTGTCTGGCAGTCGTTCCCCGCCAAGCCTTCAACACATCCGCCTAAGCACGCACCGGTCACTTGGTTACAGGAGGCGTTTCCGTATAGACACTGACACGTTTCAGAGCAGGTCGGTCCGAACATTCCATCTGCGcaaactggaaaaataatatGATGTCCCATTATAATAATATTGTAGTATAGTATAAATCATTCCTTTACAAATTGAATATCAAGCATGAAGATCGAAGAGTATTTGCAATTCGTCATTATATCAATAAATGACACAATAATCAGCATTAGAGTAATCGTATGATGACTAGTGACAagcatgaaaacaaacaaatgaataagtAGTGAAAAACACTTACTTGGAAAGTTATCCGACCTAATTTTTAGTGAAGTCATCTTTAAGTTGTAAGTAAAACCCCTCCACAGTTCCCAGTGAACGCCCTGTGCTCTACCCGAGTCGTTGTATCGTCCGTTCAGCATTGCCCGCCCACAGCTGGGTGGAAACCACCATCCCCCATCTCCAAAAGTACTTGCACAATTAGATTGAGTATTTcggtcattgtcattgtctgaaGTCGTAAACTTTTCACCGTCGATATTGAAACGACTTCCGCTGCCACCACTAGTAAGACCGTCTCTGGCATCACCCGTATAGCCGCTAATGCTGACCTGATAGTCCGTGCCACTGGCCCCAACACTAAAGCTGCTGTACGTTGCGTACCGAAATTGGTTTTCCCAATCTCCCAAATCTACACGCAAGCTATACGTCTTCTGTCCCGTGATTTGGTTCTGTTTGCTCAGTCCTAGCCAGTGTTCTCCATCGAGGTTACCAAACCCCTGCTCGTAGGCTGCCCAGTTGTTAGCGAAGTCCACGGACCCGTCCTGTCGCCGCTGTAGCAGGGTCCACCCGCCGCCGTGGTTCCTCATGTCGCAGTACACAAAGATTCGGGGATCGCTGACGGCGTTGATTCCGCTTTCTATGATCCCATCTTCGTACAGGTCAGCACAGTCCTTTGGCGTGTCTGACCCTAATTTGAGACAGGTTTCATTGTTATAATATGTTACAGTATGTTCTCGTCGTTCAATATGTCCCTAGATACTACACTAGAGTGCGAAAAGAAGTGAAAGCAAAGTAGAGACTACATGAAGAACAGCGAAGAACCGGTCATAGTCATCAGCAAATTACGGCGCGACTTTACTGTTCTAATCATCAACAACATATCAAATCTGTtgatagatcgttttcacaatgacgtcacagtcgcgttcgaacgttcgaacggccatgttggatgataagcggctcgatctccacacggctgtgtgTGCACGTGGTGGACTCGTACGTGGAAAGaagccttttttttattcagaaacaGACTGGATGTTTGCCGTGCTAACTGCGAGTTACATAAACACAGGATACGGcctactcgccgtttctattcaacaatattACCTACAGTCCGGCGtcttttcaataacttgattaAACCACTCTCCTACCAGCCCACCAACAGTAGCCCTGccgcggagtttgtgcatgCTTTCTTTGATTTTTTGGGAGATAGTTGGTGTCTGGTACAGGGTATGTCATGGACGTATACCATGTTACACGAAAATGTCAGCaagcttgttctatttcttcttcataaaacaCGGCACATCGAGTCCTGAGCTGTGAATGATATTTTCACCAGTACTGCCCCCGATGTTCTGTCGATAATCAAGCGAGGATTAAAAATTGTTTGGCTTGTTCACGAGGAACgaaattcaaactttttttacccACGATTGTGTAGCTGGTaggacaaaacaaaaatttcttcaGTCGCAAACTTTGCCTaaggcaagacaaaacatgtcaatacaaCCCTCacgcgcatctcaatcgttgtgtcagttttacgctCAGCACGGCCCAGTACGCTTACCTAAGTAAGTATGAGGTGAGGCGTGTATTGTGCATACGACTGGTACAtgatcatatgaagaaaaatgtcaatacggacctcatatggacttgatatatacgttcgtgtgactgcacctgaaggatgcggtcacacatgcgtatacattcaagtccgtatgaggttcgtatgaAATTCTTAGCCCCCACcgtgctccacaggtcgctgggaaaataaaattggacaaatatatgcagataacatgccagaggagttagctaggtCGCAAACATACTCCCTCGGCCAACTAACTTCTCTAGCATGTTATCtgagtgtctatatttgtttaattcCTGCTTTTTCCCAGTGAGATATGTGAAGCCTGATAGAGACAAATAGTCCATAGGGACCTCATATGAACTTTGATAAagattctttattgagacacgacaaaggtacagagactttcgtaaggtctacatgtacaacagatatacgcacgtgtgacggcACCCCTACACAAAACTTTGACCGAATCTCGCACGATTTTAGTATTGAATCGACAAAGTGTGGTGTGTCTTCCAGCGAGCTTTGCGCTTGTGGCGAGGGAAGTTTCTATAAGTCTGGTCGAGTTCTGTCACCTCCATGCCGCGAGGGGCACTAAACGCAATTTGGCATCTGACTAAACATGTGCTAAGCATTCTCAGAGTTTGAATTTTCAGTATTAAGTGCAACGTTACAGTCTGTCGCAATAACGTCAGCGCTAGCAGCCCTGATTCGTATGTTTAACTTTATTTGATCAACTGagttgtaattttgtaaacagacctttctaatacacatgttgacaaagccaaaatacggaaaaaagaCGCGCGCACGAACTTATTTAATACCACTATCCCGCTGGTCCCCACTATCCGATTGCCTCACGGAGTTAGGGTCGGGGAAGCGCTAAATCTTGCCCCTTGTTAGGCAAGTGGACACTGAGGGCCAGCTCGTGCGCGCATGCGGTGGGGATTGTTATCTATTCCTCTGCACGTGGCCTGTCAGCAAAAAAATATCACCCAGGGCAGCGGGCCAGGTACAGTGAATGATCGCGGTTTTTGcgaggccgcttcaccgcgaactctaaaccaccgcgaacactccatttcccgctaccgcaaaagtaaatcctcgCGATCGGCACCAGCATTAGATCGTtgaaaaaattgccattttaaaagtttataaatcaagacgtattattgcaactttgccCTGATTATTGCaaccttggctacatcacttaatgattcacagaatggagacaaaacagcacacttgaacccgcaaGTTAAACTTTGACagcgccgttctgtgttctagtcatccaggttatcatccaacatggcgcccacgcgtgatcgaacggttttcgaacgttctgtgaaaacgatctataccTATATTTAAGAAGGACTGTCTATTTACCTGTGAAATCAGCAGGTCTGATCATGATAGTTGTTTTCTTCAGGGAGTACCCTGTGCCTCCCCAACTAGACCAGACAACACCTTGTGAAGCGTCACAAGAGACCGAACTAAGGTGGCAGTTATACCTTCCGTTCAGAAAGGACTGTCCACAATTTAGCGGGTACCACCAACCACCTTGGCTGTAGGAAGACGCGCAATCACCACTGTTTCCGTCATTGTCGCGATCATCTGTAGAAAACATTCTTCCGTTGATGTTAGGTCGACCATTGTTGGTTAAACTGTCCCCGGCATCTCCTGTGTATCCAGAAATGGACACCACATAATTACCACTGGAATTCCCGACTGAAAACGTGTTGTATCGCGCGTACCTCCTTTCTCCATCAAAGTCCTCCAGCTCAATCTGAAGAATGTTGTTACTCTTTGCCGCTGTCAGCGCGTGGATTTTGTCCAGCCCTAGCCAAAACTCTCCGCCCAGGTCGCCGAACCCTTGCTGATATTCCTCCCAAGTCTTGGCGAAGTCTACGGATCCGTCTTGGCGGCGTTGAAGGACTGTCCAGCCGCCTCCGAGGAAGCTCATGTCGCAGTAGACCTGGTACGGGCTGGGCTCGCCGACTGTGTAGGTGCCGCTCTGTCGGGTGCCGGTGGCGAACAGGTCCGCACAGTCTTGCGGCGGGGTTGTGCCTGTATAGGAGAAAACGCAGGTTATCACATGTTAGACAATGTGCTCCGCCCCATTGGTGTCGCCAAAAACAGGGTATTATCTCTCCCTTAAGCTTCATACTTAATATTTGTGTCTTTTAATGATACCTATATACGTCCAACAGAGACTATGTATACTATACTCGACATGGGTTTACATTAATTGCTCCGCCCTTGGGGCGTCGGCAAAAATCAACACTAACATCTATCCTTCCACATTTATTTGAAGCCCCACACATTTATGCGCTATATCATTTCCGTCCTCCTACGGTAAAAAACAATCCACTGCATATGTACAAGAGAGCGTCGCCAAGGCCTGATCTATCAATTTATGTTTGAAGCCCTAATTAACCTTAGTGTATCTTATACCCCTCCTTAAAACTTGAACAGTACCCAACCATTCATCTGGTGTAAAAAACGTGGTGTACTTGAAATCCCACACCTTAAGGCGTTGTAGTTATACTACCAAATAAAAGACTAGTATGAATTTACGCGGATTAAGTACTCCACACCTGTGGTGTCGCCAAAATTCACAACTTGACTTCTAACGTTATTCTTGAAACCCTACACCGTAGAAATCAGATTTCATACTCTGCGTCCTGATAGGCTATTTGCAAGCTTGAAGACTATGTAAATAGGGCAAATTTTTAGTAAGAAAGACGGATTCAATGGCTGAAAGGAAGTATGTGGGTCTATTTCCTCCAGCGTGTTCTATCAAAACAATAGAGAAGTTCACGCTATATGAGGTAGACTACAACAACAATACAAGAACAGGATGTGGGGAGCGGCTTTACTAAGAATAGAAACACGTATGCATAACAAATGAATTTCCTAGTATTGGAATGGAAACCACGATGACGAAACACCTCCTCTAGTCTGTGCAACTAAGAACAATAATCAACTGGGTCATAGACGAATGCGTAGAAAACAAATTTACTCCTAGAAGAGGTTACGGcgatgcgtgtgtgtgtgtctgtgtgtgtgtgtgtgtctgtgcgtgtctgtgtttgtgtttgtgtgtgtgtgggggggggggggggggaggggggggggttctttggCAGAAGTGGTCTC
Protein-coding regions in this window:
- the LOC118431514 gene encoding fibrinogen C domain-containing protein 1-A-like, producing MRRKERVLPLVVTAWFGVIACVVGTTPPQDCADLFATGTRQSGTYTVGEPSPYQVYCDMSFLGGGWTVLQRRQDGSVDFAKTWEEYQQGFGDLGGEFWLGLDKIHALTAAKSNNILQIELEDFDGERRYARYNTFSVGNSSGNYVVSISGYTGDAGDSLTNNGRPNINGRMFSTDDRDNDGNSGDCASSYSQGGWWYPLNCGQSFLNGRYNCHLSSVSCDASQGVVWSSWGGTGYSLKKTTIMIRPADFTGSDTPKDCADLYEDGIIESGINAVSDPRIFVYCDMRNHGGGWTLLQRRQDGSVDFANNWAAYEQGFGNLDGEHWLGLSKQNQITGQKTYSLRVDLGDWENQFRYATYSSFSVGASGTDYQFAQMECSDRPALKRVSVYTETPPVTK
- the LOC118431513 gene encoding protein sidekick-2-like — encoded protein: MGTPQTTVGNQTMYVLNGITAGSTYIIQVWGVTSAGAGEIETKTIVIQPIPNPPTSVDVINARRCACVTGDVTDKATATVTWDAPEGDNGDVMGYHIYYFRGETGGQRETVTTGGLTGQLENLEPDSKYTVTVAAYNSIFTGTESDPAIVYTPDGCPSPPTNLNAVKSSNTSAVSCTITWNAPAVTNGDLTNYKILYRWTWNQVPEYPSENEIESITSDTVMIDTMTMTKEVGPNKKLSVRVAASTCYEGEPSEELEFICINPATGRIFLSVHNAHWFIVK